A section of the Lepus europaeus isolate LE1 chromosome 19, mLepTim1.pri, whole genome shotgun sequence genome encodes:
- the CHST4 gene encoding carbohydrate sulfotransferase 4 — MMLHKKVRLLLFLLSQMVLFVLLFHTYGQDSFSLSRKEEPKPMHVLILSSWRSGSSFVGQLFGQHPDVFYLMEPAWHVWMTFTQSTPWRLHMAVRDLIRSVFLCDMSVFDAYMSPGPRKLSSVFHWDHSRALCSPPACNVFPRDKIISQAHCKLLCNREPFEAVEKACRSYSHVVLKEVRFFNLQSLYPLLTDPSLNLHIVHLVRDPRAVFRSREHTEAELMIDSHIVMGQHWQKIKKEDQPYYTMQIICQSQLEIYKAILSLPKALKQRYLLMRYEDLVRDPLVQTSRMYDYVGLRFLPHLQTWVHNITRGKGMGEHAFHTNARDAINVSQAWRWSLPYTKVSQIQKVCGDTMDLLGYHQVRSEQEQKNLSLDLLSTWRPSEQIYQQD; from the coding sequence ATGATGCTGCACAAAAAAGTGCGCCTACTGCtgttcctgctttcccagatggtGCTCTTTGTGCTCCTGTTCCACACGTACGGCCAGGACTCCTTCTCCCTGTCCAGGAAGGAGGAGCCCAAGCCCATGCACGTGCTCATCCTGTCCTCGTGGCGCTCAGGCTCTTCCTTTGTGGGGCAGCTTTTCGGGCAGCACCCAGATGTCTTCTACCtgatggagcctgcctggcacgTGTGGATGACCTTCACACAGAGCACGCCCTGGAGGCTGCACATGGCAGTGCGGGACCTGATACGCTCTGTCTTCCTGTGTGACATGAGCGTCTTTGATGCCTACATGTCACCCGGGCCCCGGAAACTGTCCAGTGTCTTCCACTGGGACCACAGCCGGGCCCTGTGTTCCCCACCTGCCTGTAATGTCTTCCCTCGGGACAAGATCATCTCCCAGGCTCACTGCAAGCTCCTGTGCAATCGAGAGCCCTTCGAGGCGGTGGAGAAGGCCTGCCGCTCCTACAGCCACGTGGTGCTCAAGGAGGTGCGCTTCTTCAACCTGCAGTCCCTCTACCCGCTGCTGACAGACCCTTCCCTCAACCTGCACATCGTGCACCTGGTCCGGGATCCCCGGGCTGTGTTCCGTTCTCGAGAACACACAGAGGCAGAACTCATGATTGACAGCCACATTGTGATGGGGCAGCATTGGCAAAAGATCAAGAAGGAGGACCAACCATACTACACAATGCAGATCATCTGCCAGAGCCAGCTGGAGATCTACAAGGCTATCCTGTCCCTGCCCAAAGCCCTAAAGCAGCGCTACCTGCTCATGCGCTATGAGGACCTGGTCCGGGACCCCCTGGTCCAGACGTCCCGAATGTATGACTACGTGGGGTTGAGATTCTTGCCCCATCTCCAGACCTGGGTGCACAACATCACCAGAGGCAAGGGCATGGGTGAGCATGCCTTCCACACAAATGCCAGGGACGCCATCAATGTGTCCCAGGCCTGGCGCTGGTCCTTGCCTTACACAAAGGTTTCTCAAATTCAGAAAGTCTGTGGTGACACCATGGATTTACTGGGCTACCACCAGGTCAGATCTGAACAAGAACAGAAAAATCTGTCACTGGATCTTCTGTCTACCTGGAGGCCCTCAGAGCAAATCTACCAACAGGACTGA